The Psychroflexus sp. ALD_RP9 region CCAGAATTGTCTAAGCCGTAGCTAACACTAAAATCATAACCGAAACGCCATGGGACATTTCGCTTTTTATCGTTGACTTTGTCTTCGGCTTTAACAGCCTCTAAATCAAAATCTGGCATTGCAATAGTTGGTATCTCGTCTAAATTGATAGACTTCCAACTTTTAGGTTGGCCAGAATTGGTGACTTGAGCAAAGCTTGCACTTGCAAACACAAAAAATAATATAGGTAAAAGTTTACGCATTGTTTAAATTTTTAATTAAATCTTTGCTAATTTAATTTAAACAATTGTAAATAAAAAAAGTCGGTTGTTAAAACCGACTTTTTTATTTTAAAAATGAGAAATAAGTTATAAAATCAACATTGCATCTCCGTAAGAGTAAAACCTATACTTCTCTTTGATGGCTTCTTTGTATGCTTTTTCCATTAAATCGTGACCAGCAAAAGCAGAAATCATCATTAATAATGTTGATTTTGGCATGTGAAAGTTTGTAACCATACAATTGGCAATACTAAAGTCGTAAGGAGGAAAAATAAATTTATTAGTCCAACCATTATATTCATTTAAGCGTTGGTTAGAACTTACAGCACTTTCTATTGTTCGCATTACTGTTGTTCCTACTGCACAAACTCGTTTTTTGTTATCTAAAGCTGTATTAATGGTTTTAGTGGCTTTTTCATCTATCATGATCTCTTCAGAGTCCATTTTATGTTTCGATAAATCTTCAACTTCAACTGGATTAAAAGTTCCTAAACCAATGTGTAAAGTAACTTCAGCAAAATTTATTCCTTTAATTTCAAGACGCTTCATCAAATGTTTTGAAAAATGTAATCCTGCTGTTGGTGCGGCAACTGCTCCTTCTTTTTTAGCATAAATGGTCTGGTAGCGGTCTTCATCTTCTGGTTGAACATCACGTTTGATGTATTTAGGTAAAGGAGTTTCTCCTAAATCATTTAATTTTTTTCTAAAATCTTGGTATGAACCATCATAAAGAAAGCGAAGTGTTCTACCTCGAGAAGTTGTATTGTCAATTACCTCTGCAACTAAACTTTCATCTTCTCCAAAATATAATTTATTCCCAATTCTTATCTTTCGGGCTGGATCTACAAGCACATCCCAAAGACGAGTTTCAGGATTTAATTCTCTTAATAAGAATACCTCAATTCTAGCACCAGTTTTTTCTTTATTACCAAAAAGGCGAGCTGGAAAAACTTTTGTATCGTTGAATATCATTACATCATCTTCATCAAAATACTCGATAAGATCTTTAAACATTTTATGCTCAATCTCTCCAGTTTTACGGTTAACAACCATTAAGCGTGATTCGTCTCTATTTTCAGCTGGAAATTCTGCTAGTAATTCTTCAGGTAATTCAAATTCAAATTGCGATAACTTCATTGTTTAAAGGTATTTATTAAATTTCGCAAATATACAACTTGCGGATAGGCGATGTCAAGTAAAGTGTTGTATTATTTTGAATTATTTTGCAAAATGAGAAGTAATCCCATAATTATTAAGGTCTTCCCAAAAATGAGGATAAGATTTTGAGACTACATCTGGATTTTCAATTTTAAGTATTGTTTTTAAGGCAAGCGGAGCAAAAGCTAAAGCCATTCGGTGGTCGTTATAAGTTTCAATGATTTGATGTGATATTAATTTTTTATTGGGCTGAAGTTTTAAAGTAGAATCTGAAATTTCAACAAGAGCTCCTAATTTCTGAAGCTCAGTTTTGAGTGCTTTTAAACGGTCAGTCTCTTTAATTTTTAAAGTATGTAATCCTCTTAATTCACATTTAATACCTAAACCTAAACAAGTTACTGCTATAGTTTGTGCCAAATCTGGTGTTTTGATTAAATCGATATTGATATCAGAATAAAGCTTACTAAATTTGGTGAGTTTTATGGTTTTAGGGTCTACTTGCTCTGTTTTTACACCAAATTTTTTGTAGATGCTTCGCAAAGCTGCATCGCCCTGAACACTATTTAACTTGAAATTAGTTAGCTTGACCGAGAAACCTTCAACTGAAAGTGCTACTAAGGCATAATGGTATGAAGCTGAACTCCAATCAGATTCAATTTCAATTGAAGTTGTTGCATTTAAATGAGATGAATGAACACATATTTCACTTTGATTAAAATCTACCCTTATTTTCTGCTGCTCCAATAAAGCTTTCGTCATTTCAAGATATGGTCTTGACGTAATATTTCCTTTTAACTTAATGCTTAAGCCTTGAGGAAATTTTGGAGCAATTAACATTAAAGCTGAAATATATTGACTACTAATGTTTGCTTGAATACTAAGTTTGTTTTTGGTTAAATTTTTACCCCTAATTTTTAAAGGTGGATAGCCCTCATGATCTAAATATGAAATATCTGCGCCAAGATTTTTTAAAGCATCTACTAATGGTTTTATGGGACGTTGATGCATGCGTTTACTACCAGATATCACGAACTCTTGTTGATGCATTGTAGCGCAAAGAGCTGTTAGAAAGCGCATTGTGGTTCCTGCATGACCAACATCAATTTTAATAGTTTTAGATTCAGAATCTAACTGTTTTAATGCATTGATTAGGTGCTTGGTATCGTCACTATCTGAAAGATTATGTATGTTTATGCCGCCTAAAACATAATCGAGAATTAAAGCGCGATTAGACTCACTTTTAGAACCTGAAATTTGAATGTTTATCGGAAACTTTAAAGTTGTTGATTTTTCTAAAAAGTTAATCACCTTTTTCCTGTTCTTTTATTTTCCCTTTAAATTTAAAATAAGTAACAATAAAACCGTAAATACTGCCACTTGCTAAGCCACCGATGATTAATTTTAAAAACTCAAAATTTGCAAAACGAGCAGCTTTAAACTTATCAAAATTGAAGTCATATGTTATTACAAAATCTACAATAATATAAACAACACAAAAGCCTATGGCTAAAGTGTAAACTGATTTCCAAAATCCAGGATAATTAATCACTTTTTTAAACATAAACTACTTCAGTTTTTTATTGTTATGATGGCGGTCATGGTCACGTTTGGTTTTAATATCTAGTTTTTTGTCGAATGACTTTTGCAAATCTACACCTGTTTGATTTGCAAGACAAAGCACCACAAATAAAACATCTGCGAGTTCTTCTCCTAAATCTTTTTCTTTATCACTATCTTTCTCGCTTTGCTCACCGTAACGTCTCGCGATAATTCTGGCAACCTCACCAACTTCTTCGGTGAGTTGTGCCATATTGGTTAGTTCGTTAAAATACCTAACACCATGATTTTTAATCCATTCATCAACTACTATTTGAGCATTTTCAATATTCATTACTTAATATTTATAAAATCCAAATCTACTATAATTAGACGAGTTAATTAATTAAATTTTATTGAACATGATATTAAACTTTAGAGAGCACAATTTTTTCGTTTTCTTGGTCGACTATTGTTTGATAAAGTTCTTTAAGACTTTCGTAATACTCTGAAGGTAAAATACTGGCATTGATATTAAAAATCACTGTTAGTTGTATTTTAGTACCGCTAGCCATCACTAAATATTGATATGTACCTATTTGATTTGGAAGACCAATAACTTTTTTTTCAGGCACATAATCTATGGTATAGCCATCAGGAATTGAAATATTAAAAGTTTGTCTTAATGACCGAGGATAAGTAAAATCAATTGGGTAATTTCTTGTTTTATCTTTAAACGGATTTTCATCAGTTTTAAAAAACAGCATAGGAGTTATATATATTTTATCACCAATTACATCACTAAAAGAAGCTTTGGTTTTAAACTGATAAGAGCGCATTACAGGTTTTGACAAGTCTTTAATAAACTTATTTGTAAAGTTACTAACTTCTATTCCTTCATAATTTTCTTTAAGAAGTTCTACTTGCTTATCTATGGGCATATTACTTCTAGAATTTCGATAACCTAATGCAAAATTTTCACAAAAAACTTCACGAACTTGGCCCTCTATTTCTCCATTATCTTTTAAAATTCCTGTTAAATTCGTATTAAGTTTTGATGGCGATTTTGGCATCAAATCAAATTGTTCTGAGTGTTCTTCACTGTAAATTATACGCCCTATCCAATTTAAAACCCTTTTTGGTAAAACATTGGGTGCTGAGTAAGGTTCTGTAGCGTCTAAGTGGTAAGTTTTATTATCTATTATAGCCAAACTAGTGACGTAATTAAAACCGCTAATGGTTGGTGAAAACGGAATTCCTTTAGCTATTGTACTACTTACCACTGGATAAGCCTCAATCCCTGCATATTTCAGCATGGCAGTTAACATTAGGTTTATTTCGGCAGAATTTCCTTCCCCGTTTTCATAAATACGCTTTAATTTATCAGTACAAAAAAGTCGATTTTTATTATTCCATTTCATTTTCGATTTTACATGATTGAAAATTAACATTAAGCGGTCTAATTGATTTGGTGTTGAATTAACTAATGCATCAATATCATCTTCAAAGTACTTAGATTTTAGTAATTCTTTGCCAAAATCATCAGATTTCATAATTATTTTAGAAACATCTTTCCAAGTTTGGTTAAAATTTTTTCTTTTTCCTCTTTGCCCTAAGCCTTTTACAGATGCTATTTCATATTTAACCGAAGTTTGATAATTACTAACATTATTAACGAAATTTTCACCTGTAATTTTTGGTACATTTTTAGCAACTATAGATGTAATATTTATCTTAGAAGCTATTTTACCTCTACTTGAGCGACCTGTGCTGTTTCCACTTCTATAGTAAAATTCTCCTTCTTGAATATCTGTATTCGTTTCTAAATTATGTTCTCCTCTAAAATATGGTCTGTATGCTAAATAAGTTGCTGGAGAAATTAAAACAAACTCTGAAAAATCTACAGGAATTTCTTTTTGGAATGTCCACTTTGGTAAAGAAGTTACATGTGGAGATTTAATAGTATAGCTAACCTCTATTATAGATCCCTCTTGAACATTTGGTAGCGCTAATTTTTTAAGGTGCCATAACTCGCTTGGTTCTTCTTCATATATGTTTCTATTTTTTATCTTGTCTCTAGTTATTTTCCCGTTTTTCAAATTGTAGACATAGCCTTTAATGTTAATGACTCTTTCTTCTTCAGCATTAGAGTTTCCTACATAAAAAGGTATCATAATATCAGCTTGATTAAGCCCATCTTTAGTATAAATTTTGATTCTTGATGTTTTATTGAAGGTGTAATTCCATCCATCAGTAAATTCAAATGAAATTTCACCTTGATCAAATAAAACGGCTGCTGAAGCGGTTGAATCTAATGGATGAACAGTTTGCTTTAAATCATTAATAGTGATTTTTTTTAAATCAGTTTGTGCAATAGTTGAAAGGGTTACACAAAATAA contains the following coding sequences:
- a CDS encoding nucleotide pyrophosphohydrolase, producing the protein MNIENAQIVVDEWIKNHGVRYFNELTNMAQLTEEVGEVARIIARRYGEQSEKDSDKEKDLGEELADVLFVVLCLANQTGVDLQKSFDKKLDIKTKRDHDRHHNNKKLK
- a CDS encoding DUF3857 domain-containing protein, with translation MRFTNFCIFLFCVTLSTIAQTDLKKITINDLKQTVHPLDSTASAAVLFDQGEISFEFTDGWNYTFNKTSRIKIYTKDGLNQADIMIPFYVGNSNAEEERVINIKGYVYNLKNGKITRDKIKNRNIYEEEPSELWHLKKLALPNVQEGSIIEVSYTIKSPHVTSLPKWTFQKEIPVDFSEFVLISPATYLAYRPYFRGEHNLETNTDIQEGEFYYRSGNSTGRSSRGKIASKINITSIVAKNVPKITGENFVNNVSNYQTSVKYEIASVKGLGQRGKRKNFNQTWKDVSKIIMKSDDFGKELLKSKYFEDDIDALVNSTPNQLDRLMLIFNHVKSKMKWNNKNRLFCTDKLKRIYENGEGNSAEINLMLTAMLKYAGIEAYPVVSSTIAKGIPFSPTISGFNYVTSLAIIDNKTYHLDATEPYSAPNVLPKRVLNWIGRIIYSEEHSEQFDLMPKSPSKLNTNLTGILKDNGEIEGQVREVFCENFALGYRNSRSNMPIDKQVELLKENYEGIEVSNFTNKFIKDLSKPVMRSYQFKTKASFSDVIGDKIYITPMLFFKTDENPFKDKTRNYPIDFTYPRSLRQTFNISIPDGYTIDYVPEKKVIGLPNQIGTYQYLVMASGTKIQLTVIFNINASILPSEYYESLKELYQTIVDQENEKIVLSKV
- the aroA gene encoding 3-phosphoshikimate 1-carboxyvinyltransferase — its product is MINFLEKSTTLKFPINIQISGSKSESNRALILDYVLGGINIHNLSDSDDTKHLINALKQLDSESKTIKIDVGHAGTTMRFLTALCATMHQQEFVISGSKRMHQRPIKPLVDALKNLGADISYLDHEGYPPLKIRGKNLTKNKLSIQANISSQYISALMLIAPKFPQGLSIKLKGNITSRPYLEMTKALLEQQKIRVDFNQSEICVHSSHLNATTSIEIESDWSSASYHYALVALSVEGFSVKLTNFKLNSVQGDAALRSIYKKFGVKTEQVDPKTIKLTKFSKLYSDINIDLIKTPDLAQTIAVTCLGLGIKCELRGLHTLKIKETDRLKALKTELQKLGALVEISDSTLKLQPNKKLISHQIIETYNDHRMALAFAPLALKTILKIENPDVVSKSYPHFWEDLNNYGITSHFAK
- the queA gene encoding tRNA preQ1(34) S-adenosylmethionine ribosyltransferase-isomerase QueA, with amino-acid sequence MKLSQFEFELPEELLAEFPAENRDESRLMVVNRKTGEIEHKMFKDLIEYFDEDDVMIFNDTKVFPARLFGNKEKTGARIEVFLLRELNPETRLWDVLVDPARKIRIGNKLYFGEDESLVAEVIDNTTSRGRTLRFLYDGSYQDFRKKLNDLGETPLPKYIKRDVQPEDEDRYQTIYAKKEGAVAAPTAGLHFSKHLMKRLEIKGINFAEVTLHIGLGTFNPVEVEDLSKHKMDSEEIMIDEKATKTINTALDNKKRVCAVGTTVMRTIESAVSSNQRLNEYNGWTNKFIFPPYDFSIANCMVTNFHMPKSTLLMMISAFAGHDLMEKAYKEAIKEKYRFYSYGDAMLIL